TCCAGCGCGTTCGGTACGCCAATCCGAAGCCGGCGAATTTTGAGGAGGCCGAGCAGCTGGTCGTGGAAGGATACGCAGGCGATGATGCCTTTGTCGCGGAAAGCATCCTGGTGAAATGCCCGTCGAAGTACAACGACGCACGCGGGCTGAAAGGAAAAGAGGCAAGCAACGCGCCGTCCTCGACGTCCGCTCAATAACCCCAGTCGTTGCGCTCTGCTTCGTTCGCTAGACCTGCCCTCCTGCCGAATGCCTCGGTCGCTCCTCGTATCGGGCATCCTCGGTGTATGGCTCCTCCTTTGCTCTCCCTCGGTCCTCGCCCAGCCTGTGGCTACGTCCTCTCCCCTACAGCCCTGCCCTGATTCACCAAATTGCGAGCTCACGCAGCGATCGTACGAGACGGATCCGGACACGCTCTTCGCTGCTGCCGTAACGGCGCTCGATGATCTCGGCCCGGCCGACCTGGACGTAAACGACGACGCCCGGCGTGCTCACGCCGTCTATCGCGTGGTCCTCATCTTCAAGGATGATGTGCACATCGCCGTCACGTCGGAAGGCGAGTCGGGCAGCACGCTCCACATCCGGAGCGCAAGCCGGGTTGGCCACAGTGATCTTGGTGTAAATGCGCGTCGGGTTGAGCGCTTCTTCGAGGCACTCGAATCTGCGCTTCCTGAGGAATGACCGGTCTTGCACCCAGAATTATCGTCATGAAAAAGGCTCTCCAGACCGAATCTGGAGGGCCTTTTGTCGTGTTACGCGTCCGCGAGTCGTTCCCGGTCCGCGTGACAACGATTTTGCGTGACGGCTGCTTCAGTCGTCGGCCGGCATGGAGGAGTCGAGGCGCCAGAAGGAGCGTCCCTCCCCGTCCGGCGTCGTTGAACTGCGGCGACGCGGCTTGGCACGGGTGTAGGACCCGACGGTGTCTATCGGAGCCTGAAGCACATCGGCATGGAAGAATTTCAACGCGTCGAGGGCCTGTTCCTGATCGGCCGGGGAGATCCCGGGGCGTCGGGCCAGGTGCGTGAGAAACGCGGATACGTGCTTCGAGTCGAGAAGGCCCAGCGGCTTGGTCTGGTAAAATCGCACGTAGCGCTCGATCCAGTTGACGTACGCCGGCTCAAGGTGCGGCTTTCGATCTCGTTTACGATAGGCGGACCGGACGATACGCAGGAGCTGCGGCAAGTCGCGGAGGGATGCTGAGACGGAGCGCAATGTTTCGATCATGGACCGCTCGTCCTCGTGCAGAGCCGGGTTCAATGATTCACTCATAAGAATGCGGGGTGGATGGACGAGGGGGGAAGACTTCGATCCGGAGGAAAATCAGGGACTGATCACGAATGAAGCTACGATACGGGTTTGGGCAACCCTGTAGTGATTGGCGCATGTCCGCGTAAGCACCTCTATCCCCGGTTTTGCTCCGCCAATCTCTCCATGCTCGTCCTTTCATTGGTGTCTGCCCTCAAAGATGGAGCAGTGAACCTGGCAACCACCGCCAACGCAGAAACGCTCCCGCCTGGGCCCGAAGGTGGCGGAAGCGTTCGTCGTATGTCGATTGTGGAGATGGTCTCCTATCGAACGACGGAAATCCGCTGGACATCATTGCCCATGTTCGACGTGGTACGGATGAAGTACGTGCCGCTCGGAATCCCGTCGGCATCGATATCGACGACTTTCGTCCGCCCAGAGTTCACCGTCCCCGTGTACAGTGTC
The nucleotide sequence above comes from Longibacter salinarum. Encoded proteins:
- a CDS encoding site-specific integrase, which translates into the protein MSESLNPALHEDERSMIETLRSVSASLRDLPQLLRIVRSAYRKRDRKPHLEPAYVNWIERYVRFYQTKPLGLLDSKHVSAFLTHLARRPGISPADQEQALDALKFFHADVLQAPIDTVGSYTRAKPRRRSSTTPDGEGRSFWRLDSSMPADD
- a CDS encoding DUF1499 domain-containing protein is translated as MPRSLLVSGILGVWLLLCSPSVLAQPVATSSPLQPCPDSPNCELTQRSYETDPDTLFAAAVTALDDLGPADLDVNDDARRAHAVYRVVLIFKDDVHIAVTSEGESGSTLHIRSASRVGHSDLGVNARRVERFFEALESALPEE